A single window of Onychomys torridus chromosome 8, mOncTor1.1, whole genome shotgun sequence DNA harbors:
- the Samd14 gene encoding sterile alpha motif domain-containing protein 14 isoform X1 yields the protein MASSKLREPVDEVFDLDLAVPETTRLDSSLHKARAQLLAKGRRHRPSRSRLRDSASSAEDGEGSDGPGGKVTDGCGSPLHRLRSPLHSGPGSPASGSFCLEPPGLRRSLDEDEPPPSPLARYRPLHNAASHEGLAATSGSPPRSAPSSDSSPSFVRRYPRAEPHSEDDSRDASPPEPASPTIGLDKKTRRKFLDLGVTLRRASTSKSRKEKGSNRLSMGSRESVEGSGRTGSSPFLPFSWFTDSGKGSASSGSTTSPACSPKHEGFSPKKSASQESTLSDDSTTPSSSPKIPSGPRRESKCSYPYHTLSRSSDEFLDESLPTIQHWTSQQVGQWLRSLNLEQYTAEFAARQVDGPQLLQLDGSRLKSLGLSNSHDRALVKRKLKELAAAAEKERKAQEKTARQREKLRRREHEAKKS from the exons ATGGCTTCCTCAAAGCTCCGAGAACCTGTGGACGAAGTTTTTG ACCTGGACTTGGCTGTACCAGAGACCACCAGACTGGACAGCAGTTTACACAAAGCCCGGGCCCAGCTGTTGGCCAAGGGCCGGAGACACCGGCCTTCCCGCTCCAGGCTACGTGACAGTGCCAGCTCTGCTGAGGACGGTGAAGGCTCTGATGGGCCTGGAGGCAAG GTGACCGACGGCTGCGGTAGCCCCCTGCACCGGCTGCGCTCGCCTCTGCACTCGGGCCCTGGCTCCCCCGCCAGCGGCTCTTTCTGCCTGGAGCCTCCCGGCTTGCGGCGCAGCCTGGATGAGGACGAGCCGCCGCCCTCGCCCCTCGCCCGCTACCGGCCCCTGCACAATGCCGCCTCGCACGAGGGCCTTGCGGCCACCTCCGGCTCGCCTCCGCGCTCTGCACCTTCCTCGGACAGCTCCCCCAGCTTCGTGCGCCGCTATCCCCGAGCAGAGCCGCACAGCGAAG ATGACAGCCGGGATGCCAGCCCCCCTgagcctgccagccccaccatcGGCTTGGATAAGAAGACTCGAAGAAAATTCCTGGACCTGGG GGTCACTCTCCGCCGAGCATCCACCAGCAAGAGCCGGAAGGAGAAGGGTAGCAACCGCCTGTCCATGGGCAGCAG GGAGTCCGTAGAAGGTTCTGGAAGGACAGGGAGCTCCCCGTTCCTGCCCTTTTCCTGGTTCACAGACAGCGGCAAAGGCTCTGCTTCCTCAGGGAGCACCACCTCCCCGGCCTGTTCCCCCAAACATGAGGGCTTCAGCCCCAAGAAGTCAGCTTCCCAG GAATCCACCCTGAGTGACGACTCCACCACTCCCAGCAGCAGCCCCAAGATCCCCAGTGGTCCTCGACGAGAGTCCAAGTGCTCCTACCCCTACCACACACTGTCCCGGTCTTCGGATGAG TTCCTGGACGAGTCTCTCCCTACCATACAACACTGGACCAGCCAGCAGGTGGGGCAGTGGCTGCGCAGCCTCAACCTGGAACAGTATACGGCCGAGTTTGCTGCCCGACAGGTGGACGGGCCGCAGCTCCTGCAGCTGGATGGAAGCAGACTGAAG AGCCTGGGGCTTAGCAACTCGCATGACCGGGCACTGGTGAAGCGGAAGTTGAAGGAGCTGGCAGCGGCTGCTGAGAAGGAACGGAAGGCGCAGGAGAAGACCGCGCGGCAGCGGGAGAAGCTGAGGCGCCGGGAGCATGAGGCCAAGAAGAGCTAG
- the Samd14 gene encoding sterile alpha motif domain-containing protein 14 isoform X2 has translation MGLEVTDGCGSPLHRLRSPLHSGPGSPASGSFCLEPPGLRRSLDEDEPPPSPLARYRPLHNAASHEGLAATSGSPPRSAPSSDSSPSFVRRYPRAEPHSEDDSRDASPPEPASPTIGLDKKTRRKFLDLGVTLRRASTSKSRKEKGSNRLSMGSRESVEGSGRTGSSPFLPFSWFTDSGKGSASSGSTTSPACSPKHEGFSPKKSASQESTLSDDSTTPSSSPKIPSGPRRESKCSYPYHTLSRSSDEFLDESLPTIQHWTSQQVGQWLRSLNLEQYTAEFAARQVDGPQLLQLDGSRLKSLGLSNSHDRALVKRKLKELAAAAEKERKAQEKTARQREKLRRREHEAKKS, from the exons ATGGGCCTGGAG GTGACCGACGGCTGCGGTAGCCCCCTGCACCGGCTGCGCTCGCCTCTGCACTCGGGCCCTGGCTCCCCCGCCAGCGGCTCTTTCTGCCTGGAGCCTCCCGGCTTGCGGCGCAGCCTGGATGAGGACGAGCCGCCGCCCTCGCCCCTCGCCCGCTACCGGCCCCTGCACAATGCCGCCTCGCACGAGGGCCTTGCGGCCACCTCCGGCTCGCCTCCGCGCTCTGCACCTTCCTCGGACAGCTCCCCCAGCTTCGTGCGCCGCTATCCCCGAGCAGAGCCGCACAGCGAAG ATGACAGCCGGGATGCCAGCCCCCCTgagcctgccagccccaccatcGGCTTGGATAAGAAGACTCGAAGAAAATTCCTGGACCTGGG GGTCACTCTCCGCCGAGCATCCACCAGCAAGAGCCGGAAGGAGAAGGGTAGCAACCGCCTGTCCATGGGCAGCAG GGAGTCCGTAGAAGGTTCTGGAAGGACAGGGAGCTCCCCGTTCCTGCCCTTTTCCTGGTTCACAGACAGCGGCAAAGGCTCTGCTTCCTCAGGGAGCACCACCTCCCCGGCCTGTTCCCCCAAACATGAGGGCTTCAGCCCCAAGAAGTCAGCTTCCCAG GAATCCACCCTGAGTGACGACTCCACCACTCCCAGCAGCAGCCCCAAGATCCCCAGTGGTCCTCGACGAGAGTCCAAGTGCTCCTACCCCTACCACACACTGTCCCGGTCTTCGGATGAG TTCCTGGACGAGTCTCTCCCTACCATACAACACTGGACCAGCCAGCAGGTGGGGCAGTGGCTGCGCAGCCTCAACCTGGAACAGTATACGGCCGAGTTTGCTGCCCGACAGGTGGACGGGCCGCAGCTCCTGCAGCTGGATGGAAGCAGACTGAAG AGCCTGGGGCTTAGCAACTCGCATGACCGGGCACTGGTGAAGCGGAAGTTGAAGGAGCTGGCAGCGGCTGCTGAGAAGGAACGGAAGGCGCAGGAGAAGACCGCGCGGCAGCGGGAGAAGCTGAGGCGCCGGGAGCATGAGGCCAAGAAGAGCTAG
- the Pdk2 gene encoding pyruvate dehydrogenase kinase, isozyme 2 isoform X1 yields MKEINLLPDRVLGTPSVQLVQSWYVQSLLDIMEFLDKDPEDHRTLNQFTDALVTIRNRHNDVVPTMAQGVLEYKDAYGDDPVSNQNIQYFLDRFYLSRISIRMLINQHTLIFDGSTNPAHPKHIGSIDPNCSVSDVVKDAYDMAKLLCDKYYMASPDLEIQEVNAADASQPIHMVYVPSHLYHMLFELFKNAMRATVESHESSLTLPPIKIMVALGEEDLSIKMSDRGGGVPLRKIERLFSYMYSTAPTPQPGTGGTPLAGFGYGLPISRLYAKYFQGDLQLFSMEGFGTDAVIYLKALSTDSVERLPVYNKSAWRHYQTIQEAGDWCVPSTEPKNTSTYRVS; encoded by the exons ATGAAAGAGATTAACCTGTTGCCCGACCGAGTGCTGGGTACCCCCTCGGTGCAACTGGTGCAGAGCTG GTATGTCCAGAGTCTGCTGGACATCATGGAATTCCTGGACAAGGACCCGGAGGATCACCGGACCCTAAACCA GTTCACTGATGCTCTGGTCACCATCCGGAACCGGCACAATGACGTGGTGCCCACCATGGCGCAGGGGGTGCTGGAGTACAAGGATGCTTACGGCGATGACCCGGTCTCCAACCAGAACATCCAGTACTTCTTGGACCGCTTCTACCTCAGCCGCATCTCCATCCGCATGCTCATCAACCAGCACA CCCTCATCTTTGATGGGAGTACCAACCCAGCTCATCCCAAACACATTGGCAGCATTGACCCCAACTGCAGTGTGTCTGATGTGGTGAAAG ATGCCTACGACATGGCCAAGCTCCTTTGTGACAAGTATTATATGGCTTCACCTGACCTAGAGATCCAGGAAGTTAATG CGGCCGATGCCAGCCAGCCCATTCACATGGTCTACGTCCCTTCCCACCTCTACCACATGCTCTTCGAGCTCTTCAAG AATGCCATGCGGGCCACTGTGGAAAGCCACGAGTCCAGTCTCACTCTCCCCCCTATCAAGATTATGGTGGCCTTGGGTGAAGAAGATCTGTCCATTAAA ATGAGTGACCGAGGTGGGGGTGTCCCCTTGAGGAAGATTGAGAGGCTCTTCAGCTACATGTACTCCACAGCCCCCACACCCCAGCCTGGCACTGGGGGTACCCCGCTG GCTGGCTTTGGATATGGACTCCCCATTTCCCGCCTCTACGCCAAGTACTTCCAGGGGGACTTGCAGCTCTTCTCTATGGAAGGTTTTGGGACAGATGCCGTCATCTATCTCAAG GCCCTGTCCACGGACTCAGTGGAGCGTCTGCCGGTCTACAACAAGTCTGCCTGGCGTCACTATCAGACCATCCAGGAGGCCGGTGACTGGTGTGTGCCCAGCACAGAGCCCAAGAACACATCGACATATCGGGTCAGCTAG
- the Pdk2 gene encoding pyruvate dehydrogenase kinase, isozyme 2 isoform X2 has product MRWVRALLKNASLAGAPKYIEHFSKFSPSPLSMKQFLDFGSSNACEKTSFTFLRQELPVRLANIMKEINLLPDRVLGTPSVQLVQSWYVQSLLDIMEFLDKDPEDHRTLNQFTDALVTIRNRHNDVVPTMAQGVLEYKDAYGDDPVSNQNIQYFLDRFYLSRISIRMLINQHTLIFDGSTNPAHPKHIGSIDPNCSVSDVVKDAYDMAKLLCDKYYMASPDLEIQEVNAADASQPIHMVYVPSHLYHMLFELFKNAMRATVESHESSLTLPPIKIMVALGEEDLSIKMSDRGGGVPLRKIERLFSYMYSTAPTPQPGTGGTPLAGFGYGLPISRLYAKYFQGDLQLFSMEGFGTDAVIYLKALSTDSVERLPVYNKSAWRHYQTIQEAGDWCVPSTEPKNTSTYRVS; this is encoded by the exons GATCCAGCAATGCCTGCGAGAAAACTTCCTTCACCTTTCTCCGTCAGGAGCTGCCCGTGCGCCTGGCCAACATCATGAAAGAGATTAACCTGTTGCCCGACCGAGTGCTGGGTACCCCCTCGGTGCAACTGGTGCAGAGCTG GTATGTCCAGAGTCTGCTGGACATCATGGAATTCCTGGACAAGGACCCGGAGGATCACCGGACCCTAAACCA GTTCACTGATGCTCTGGTCACCATCCGGAACCGGCACAATGACGTGGTGCCCACCATGGCGCAGGGGGTGCTGGAGTACAAGGATGCTTACGGCGATGACCCGGTCTCCAACCAGAACATCCAGTACTTCTTGGACCGCTTCTACCTCAGCCGCATCTCCATCCGCATGCTCATCAACCAGCACA CCCTCATCTTTGATGGGAGTACCAACCCAGCTCATCCCAAACACATTGGCAGCATTGACCCCAACTGCAGTGTGTCTGATGTGGTGAAAG ATGCCTACGACATGGCCAAGCTCCTTTGTGACAAGTATTATATGGCTTCACCTGACCTAGAGATCCAGGAAGTTAATG CGGCCGATGCCAGCCAGCCCATTCACATGGTCTACGTCCCTTCCCACCTCTACCACATGCTCTTCGAGCTCTTCAAG AATGCCATGCGGGCCACTGTGGAAAGCCACGAGTCCAGTCTCACTCTCCCCCCTATCAAGATTATGGTGGCCTTGGGTGAAGAAGATCTGTCCATTAAA ATGAGTGACCGAGGTGGGGGTGTCCCCTTGAGGAAGATTGAGAGGCTCTTCAGCTACATGTACTCCACAGCCCCCACACCCCAGCCTGGCACTGGGGGTACCCCGCTG GCTGGCTTTGGATATGGACTCCCCATTTCCCGCCTCTACGCCAAGTACTTCCAGGGGGACTTGCAGCTCTTCTCTATGGAAGGTTTTGGGACAGATGCCGTCATCTATCTCAAG GCCCTGTCCACGGACTCAGTGGAGCGTCTGCCGGTCTACAACAAGTCTGCCTGGCGTCACTATCAGACCATCCAGGAGGCCGGTGACTGGTGTGTGCCCAGCACAGAGCCCAAGAACACATCGACATATCGGGTCAGCTAG